One Thermodesulfobacteriota bacterium DNA window includes the following coding sequences:
- a CDS encoding anaerobic ribonucleoside-triphosphate reductase activating protein, translating into MKGFLDTSFIDWDGYMCAVIFLGGCNFRCPFCHNRDLVLFPGKLSDMPLSYVRGRLKRYRKWIDRVVITGGEPTIHDGLLYLLQIFKEDGFKVKLDTNGYLTEVIKNVVERGLIDSISMDIKGPIDRYEKWCGLSIEKKRIERTVEFLKSSPIDYEFRITFVPSFHEEEDIYEVARFLKGAKVLKVQGFRPKDTIDPSFMQIVPASREKLENIRKKVREILEG; encoded by the coding sequence GTGAAAGGATTTTTAGATACCAGTTTTATCGATTGGGATGGCTACATGTGCGCCGTCATATTTTTAGGGGGATGCAATTTCAGATGTCCTTTTTGTCACAATAGGGATCTTGTCCTTTTTCCCGGCAAGTTAAGTGACATGCCCCTGAGCTACGTGAGAGGCAGGCTGAAAAGATATCGAAAGTGGATAGACAGAGTGGTTATAACTGGTGGAGAACCGACAATCCATGATGGACTACTGTACCTTTTGCAGATCTTCAAAGAGGACGGGTTTAAGGTGAAGCTTGATACGAACGGATATTTGACAGAGGTTATAAAAAACGTTGTTGAGCGGGGTCTTATAGACTCTATTTCGATGGATATCAAGGGACCGATAGACAGATACGAGAAATGGTGCGGGTTATCTATTGAAAAGAAACGAATTGAAAGGACAGTCGAGTTCCTAAAAAGCTCACCGATAGACTATGAATTTCGTATAACCTTTGTTCCTTCATTCCACGAAGAAGAAGACATATATGAGGTTGCCAGGTTCTTAAAGGGAGCAAAGGTTCTTAAGGTTCAGGGATTTAGACCCAAAGACACAATAGATCCATCATTTATGCAGATTGTCCCCGCAAGCAGAGAGAAACTCGAAAATATTAGGAAAAAGGTCAGAGAGATTTTGGAAGGTTAA
- a CDS encoding ABC transporter substrate-binding protein, whose product MTKRFLFIFAAAIAILVTFVFPSQAAKKLYIGGSFALTGAYAEDVAAVLAGFEDYAKYVNETKRLAPWRKETWPKDITIEVLWRDDELKPAKALSIYDELKAKGMLVFRVSGSPQALALKDKLYEDRMMATSMATGPYLMKPKPGTILSYYPIYTDSLAAAADWFKDNWKETRKPRVAYLTADNPMGKSIEIPEMEAYLKKIGYEFVGRQYVPLVPTAPPTTQLMWLKENRVDLALGVMINPGSQPTIKEAVRLGMGPHLDYKITFAMATPSHLQVFLPAMGELGEGFVVAGGFPPWDDPSPGVKFLHELQSKYRPTKRVTHVMYMAGVLEAMIQVEAVRLAMELVPFEKLRPVDVLEKGAWRIKNLDTGGLTPTPLTYGPEKVEGIDAARVDQIRKGRIVNVGVYPLRHLF is encoded by the coding sequence ATGACAAAAAGGTTTCTCTTTATTTTTGCAGCCGCAATTGCCATTCTTGTCACTTTCGTTTTTCCTTCTCAGGCCGCAAAGAAGCTCTACATTGGCGGGTCTTTCGCTCTGACGGGTGCTTATGCGGAAGACGTGGCAGCCGTTCTTGCCGGATTTGAGGACTATGCAAAATACGTAAACGAAACAAAGAGACTTGCTCCTTGGAGAAAGGAAACGTGGCCCAAAGATATTACAATTGAGGTTCTCTGGAGAGACGATGAGCTTAAACCTGCAAAGGCTCTTTCAATTTACGATGAGCTAAAAGCAAAAGGAATGTTGGTATTTAGGGTATCTGGCTCGCCCCAAGCTCTCGCACTCAAAGACAAGCTGTACGAGGACAGAATGATGGCAACAAGCATGGCAACCGGTCCTTATCTTATGAAGCCAAAACCTGGAACAATACTGAGCTACTATCCTATATACACGGACAGTCTCGCTGCTGCCGCGGATTGGTTTAAGGATAACTGGAAGGAGACAAGAAAACCGAGAGTCGCCTATCTTACCGCGGATAACCCAATGGGTAAGTCCATAGAAATTCCCGAAATGGAAGCCTACCTTAAAAAGATTGGTTACGAATTCGTGGGTAGGCAGTATGTGCCACTCGTTCCTACCGCTCCTCCAACAACTCAGCTTATGTGGCTAAAAGAGAACAGAGTCGATTTAGCACTTGGCGTCATGATAAACCCCGGCTCTCAGCCGACGATAAAAGAAGCGGTGAGGCTTGGCATGGGACCACACCTAGATTACAAAATCACATTCGCCATGGCGACCCCTAGCCATCTTCAGGTATTTCTTCCCGCAATGGGGGAACTGGGTGAGGGGTTTGTCGTCGCAGGAGGCTTCCCACCATGGGATGATCCATCTCCAGGCGTAAAGTTTCTGCATGAGCTTCAAAGCAAGTATCGTCCGACAAAAAGGGTAACCCATGTCATGTACATGGCAGGGGTCTTGGAAGCTATGATTCAGGTTGAGGCTGTAAGACTGGCAATGGAACTTGTGCCATTTGAAAAGTTAAGACCTGTCGATGTTCTAGAAAAGGGTGCCTGGAGAATAAAAAATTTGGACACAGGTGGGCTTACACCTACCCCTCTCACCTACGGACCGGAAAAGGTTGAAGGAATCGATGCAGCAAGGGTGGATCAGATTAGAAAGGGAAGAATCGTAAATGTGGGAGTTTATCCTTTAAGACACCTATTCTGA
- the rpoD gene encoding RNA polymerase sigma factor RpoD produces MGLKNYDELKKLIDIGLEKGYLTPDEINDYLPHNIYSPEEIEDIFDYITAANIDIAETIKEKVEPAEETKEWEDIDRLSGEKTDNIIWAYLKDIGKVSLLTPEEEYEIAKKIEEGERKIRNLLFRIPQAIVHLDDLQVQLKKGTISVIDVLKNIDELNYTKRDEEKHKKRAISLITTIKSIYEKKSLIEKELLSPNCINRKQLEKKLTKLMGKFEESLTSLNLTRKVIEDITRKIEKEVDFLDEDEKRNAREILNEINKTEKELKEVKNRLIQANLRLVINIAKKYLNRGLSFLDLVQEGNMGLMKAAEKYDYQKGYKFSTYSTWWIRQAITRSIADYARTIRVPVHVLETMNKISKVTISLFQELGREPTIEEISKKAGLPVEKVRKIMRVSNEPISIETPIGDDDSKLGDFIADPKSPSPLNELIKISLKEEIDKVLATLTPREEKVIRMRLGIGEKTDYTLEEVGEVFGLTRERIRQIEAKALRKLKHPSRRKRLESFLE; encoded by the coding sequence ATGGGGCTTAAAAATTACGACGAGTTGAAGAAGCTTATCGATATCGGTTTAGAAAAGGGTTATCTTACGCCAGATGAAATAAACGACTATTTACCTCACAATATATACTCCCCTGAAGAGATCGAGGACATATTCGATTATATCACAGCCGCAAACATAGATATAGCCGAGACAATCAAGGAAAAGGTAGAGCCTGCAGAAGAAACGAAAGAGTGGGAAGATATAGACAGGCTTTCCGGTGAAAAGACGGACAACATAATATGGGCCTACCTTAAGGACATAGGAAAAGTTTCACTACTCACTCCCGAGGAAGAATACGAGATCGCAAAAAAGATAGAGGAGGGTGAACGAAAGATAAGGAACCTCCTATTCCGAATTCCGCAGGCTATTGTACATCTTGACGATCTGCAAGTTCAGCTGAAGAAGGGAACTATAAGCGTAATAGACGTCTTAAAGAACATTGATGAGCTAAACTACACGAAAAGGGATGAGGAAAAGCACAAAAAGAGGGCAATAAGCCTCATAACCACTATAAAGAGTATCTACGAGAAAAAGAGTCTTATCGAAAAGGAGCTCTTAAGTCCCAATTGTATCAACAGAAAACAGTTAGAAAAGAAGCTCACTAAACTTATGGGCAAGTTTGAGGAGAGTCTAACGAGTCTCAACCTTACTCGAAAGGTCATAGAAGATATAACAAGAAAAATTGAAAAGGAAGTAGACTTCTTGGACGAAGATGAAAAAAGGAATGCCCGCGAAATTCTCAACGAAATTAACAAGACCGAAAAGGAGTTGAAAGAAGTCAAAAATAGGCTTATCCAGGCAAATTTAAGGCTCGTTATAAACATAGCTAAGAAGTATTTGAACAGAGGTCTTTCTTTCTTAGATCTCGTCCAGGAAGGAAACATGGGTCTTATGAAGGCCGCGGAAAAATACGATTATCAGAAGGGGTACAAGTTCTCAACTTACTCTACATGGTGGATAAGACAGGCCATAACCAGATCCATTGCTGATTACGCAAGAACAATAAGGGTTCCGGTCCATGTCTTGGAGACTATGAACAAGATAAGCAAGGTTACCATATCACTATTTCAGGAACTCGGTCGTGAACCAACAATCGAAGAGATATCCAAAAAAGCAGGTCTTCCGGTTGAGAAAGTTCGTAAAATTATGCGTGTATCCAACGAACCGATCTCTATAGAAACTCCGATAGGAGACGATGATTCCAAGCTCGGTGATTTCATAGCGGACCCGAAATCTCCTTCCCCCTTAAATGAACTCATAAAGATATCTCTAAAGGAAGAGATTGACAAGGTCCTTGCGACGCTAACTCCAAGAGAGGAGAAGGTGATCCGTATGAGGCTGGGTATAGGAGAGAAAACCGATTATACTTTAGAAGAAGTCGGTGAGGTTTTCGGATTAACAAGGGAGCGCATCCGCCAAATAGAGGCAAAAGCTCTAAGAAAACTAAAACATCCATCCAGAAGGAAAAGACTCGAGAGTTTTCTTGAGTGA
- a CDS encoding branched-chain amino acid ABC transporter permease has protein sequence MESFYKERLNLFKTKKDWALFITLIASIAVCPLFLSDRVLTILTMIGISVISVHGLNLLTGYCGQVSLGHVGFMAVGGYISAVLTSKLGFPFIVALPLATLGAGLVGLIFGLPSLRIKGFYLIMSTVAAHFIVIWFVIQLHDITGGSDGLAVPKPRIGPLVFDTKGKYLYLVAFFAILSTIVAHNIARSRVGRAFIAIRDHEIAAEVMGINLWSYKLQAFFIGCVYAGLAGALLVHYYGFASVDQFPFIDSVWYLAMLIVGGMGSTFGAVLGAISLKLLDELVTIVGPFLAKMFPAVAAQFAASLSLIVRGLIIAVFLIFEPRGLLHTWGLVKSYFRLWPFSKEAAE, from the coding sequence ATGGAAAGTTTTTACAAAGAGAGACTGAACTTATTTAAGACGAAAAAAGATTGGGCCCTCTTTATCACACTTATCGCGTCCATCGCAGTTTGTCCTCTTTTTCTCTCCGACAGGGTACTTACGATACTTACGATGATTGGAATCTCAGTCATCAGCGTCCATGGGCTTAACCTCCTTACGGGGTACTGTGGACAGGTATCGTTGGGACACGTGGGGTTTATGGCGGTCGGTGGGTATATTTCTGCGGTCCTTACATCAAAGCTCGGTTTTCCTTTTATTGTTGCTCTTCCACTTGCAACATTGGGGGCTGGTCTAGTCGGTCTGATATTCGGTCTTCCTTCACTTAGAATTAAAGGGTTTTACCTCATCATGTCGACAGTGGCAGCCCATTTCATAGTCATATGGTTTGTCATTCAGCTCCATGATATAACAGGAGGATCGGACGGTCTTGCAGTCCCAAAGCCTAGGATAGGTCCGCTCGTCTTTGACACTAAGGGTAAGTATCTTTATCTTGTTGCGTTCTTTGCAATTCTGTCAACTATTGTGGCTCACAATATCGCAAGAAGTAGGGTTGGACGCGCGTTTATAGCGATAAGGGATCATGAAATTGCAGCCGAGGTGATGGGAATAAACCTGTGGAGTTATAAGCTTCAGGCTTTTTTTATTGGATGTGTATACGCCGGATTGGCCGGTGCTTTGCTTGTCCACTATTATGGCTTTGCAAGCGTCGATCAGTTTCCCTTTATCGATTCGGTCTGGTATTTGGCCATGCTAATCGTTGGGGGTATGGGAAGCACATTCGGAGCGGTTCTTGGAGCAATCTCTTTAAAGCTTCTCGATGAACTTGTAACGATAGTTGGACCCTTTCTTGCAAAAATGTTTCCTGCGGTTGCTGCCCAATTTGCAGCATCTTTAAGCCTGATAGTAAGAGGTTTGATCATCGCTGTCTTTCTAATCTTCGAACCTAGGGGACTCTTACATACCTGGGGACTTGTAAAATCCTATTTCCGACTTTGGCCATTTTCAAAGGAGGCAGCCGAATGA
- a CDS encoding branched-chain amino acid ABC transporter permease, with protein MTFFLQLVVTGFALGMIYALVAIGFVIIFKNSNAFNIAQGHFVMLGGYLGYTFLVILGMPLWASIFFTMAIAALGGIIIERIALRPLIGQPIISVIMMTIALSSIIEGIVTLVWGGEYKTYHGVLPTLTIKVGEISIPSEPSIGLFVSAVSVTILLLFYHYTKMGLAMRATADDLHVVQSMGIRATTVYALSWVIAFVVGVIGGILLGAISGVMTPLAEIGLKALTVALLGGLNSIGGAIPAGIIIGVLENVSAGYFDPLLPRGGLASVFPFIVMLIVLIFKPHGLFGLKKIERI; from the coding sequence ATGACTTTTTTTCTTCAACTGGTTGTAACAGGATTTGCTTTGGGTATGATATACGCCCTTGTGGCCATAGGTTTCGTTATCATCTTTAAAAATTCGAACGCGTTTAACATCGCGCAAGGTCACTTTGTAATGTTAGGTGGTTATCTTGGATACACATTCCTTGTGATCTTAGGTATGCCCCTTTGGGCCAGTATCTTTTTCACGATGGCCATAGCAGCACTTGGAGGGATAATAATCGAAAGGATTGCCCTAAGACCGCTTATAGGTCAGCCCATAATCTCTGTGATTATGATGACGATCGCCCTTTCAAGTATAATTGAGGGAATCGTTACCCTCGTTTGGGGAGGAGAATACAAAACGTACCACGGAGTATTACCTACACTCACCATAAAAGTGGGCGAGATATCGATACCTTCTGAGCCATCCATTGGGCTTTTTGTTTCTGCCGTTTCTGTTACCATCCTTCTTCTCTTTTATCACTACACGAAGATGGGACTTGCCATGAGAGCGACTGCAGATGATCTACACGTTGTCCAGAGCATGGGAATAAGGGCCACAACTGTCTATGCACTCTCTTGGGTTATAGCATTTGTCGTTGGTGTAATAGGCGGTATATTGCTCGGAGCAATATCTGGTGTTATGACTCCCCTTGCCGAGATAGGTCTTAAAGCTTTAACTGTTGCGCTTCTTGGCGGACTTAACTCTATTGGGGGTGCAATCCCCGCAGGGATCATAATAGGGGTTCTCGAAAACGTATCGGCCGGATATTTTGATCCACTTTTACCAAGAGGGGGTCTTGCCAGTGTCTTTCCTTTCATAGTAATGCTCATCGTTTTGATTTTCAAACCCCACGGGTTATTCGGACTTAAAAAGATCGAGAGGATATGA
- a CDS encoding AMP-binding protein, producing MGVLAHLFKKGDTIPKILQHNAETEGGKPALMEKKQGVWHVLSFADYYANVRKIALGLRSVGFEEGEIAIIIGDTSSEWYFVELAIYSLGGIALGMSPDSAPDYLLHMAKRWNVRYIFAQDQEQVDKVLQIKEGLRSLKKVVYWRYRGLGNYKDDILLGIRELVRMGEEEKKSETLFEEIVKKTKSENPCTIVYTSGYSGKPKGVLHSSYSILENLKKYLEREFPNGHDRLIPLFPPVGLVEKLFSIGFHLLSSSILSIPESPQTFLRDMREVKPTLVFLPAHAWEKLVSKVEERIRESDRLKRGVYSFFMKGEAPQKPPYIPRILRSFGHLFLFSHLKRHLGLSCTRLAYNVGPLLSGQVFEFYRRIGVPLRNLYWTTETGFISASKDDSKRPESQGIPFGDIGVGLSEDGEIILKSGHNFKGYADSSTEGFTLKNGVFYTGDFGTVENENEIVLKGRAIEVTLNPLYNLPVQIVESSIRLNPYVKDVWIFKGVKREALYAIVLLDDEHTRRVAVDMGLQYLDPLDLCQKKEIADLVRQVLRKNKDVKIERYVVLPEAFCVEGETISLRRELRKGYLRIVYKELLEGIDSGQEKVPILLPKTKQEKEVTVNIVHGVDQ from the coding sequence GTGGGTGTTCTAGCCCATCTTTTCAAAAAGGGTGACACTATCCCAAAGATCTTGCAGCATAATGCTGAAACTGAAGGTGGAAAGCCTGCTCTTATGGAAAAAAAACAGGGAGTTTGGCATGTACTGAGCTTTGCTGATTACTACGCAAATGTAAGAAAGATAGCGCTTGGTCTTAGGTCGGTTGGGTTTGAGGAGGGTGAAATTGCGATAATAATTGGGGATACTAGTTCTGAGTGGTATTTTGTAGAACTTGCCATATACTCTTTGGGGGGAATCGCCCTGGGTATGTCTCCTGACTCAGCGCCAGACTATCTCCTACATATGGCAAAAAGATGGAATGTCCGTTACATTTTCGCTCAGGATCAGGAGCAAGTCGACAAAGTACTCCAAATAAAGGAGGGTCTTCGCTCTCTTAAAAAGGTTGTGTACTGGAGATACAGGGGTTTGGGAAACTATAAAGATGACATCCTTTTAGGGATTAGAGAACTAGTAAGGATGGGTGAGGAAGAAAAAAAGTCCGAGACTCTATTCGAAGAGATAGTTAAAAAAACAAAGTCCGAAAACCCTTGCACAATAGTTTATACAAGTGGATACAGTGGAAAACCGAAAGGCGTTTTGCACTCTTCTTACTCTATCCTGGAAAACTTAAAGAAGTATCTCGAAAGGGAGTTTCCAAATGGACATGATCGGTTGATCCCGCTTTTTCCTCCAGTTGGACTTGTGGAAAAATTATTCTCGATTGGGTTTCATCTTTTGAGCTCTTCTATCCTTTCCATCCCCGAAAGTCCGCAGACCTTCCTAAGGGATATGAGAGAGGTAAAACCAACTTTAGTTTTTCTTCCTGCACATGCGTGGGAAAAGTTGGTAAGCAAGGTCGAAGAAAGGATTAGAGAGTCGGATAGGCTAAAAAGGGGAGTCTATAGCTTCTTTATGAAAGGAGAAGCTCCCCAAAAACCGCCATACATCCCAAGGATTTTAAGGTCCTTTGGCCACCTTTTTCTTTTTAGCCACCTAAAAAGGCATCTTGGTCTTTCCTGCACAAGGCTTGCATACAATGTGGGACCTCTTCTAAGCGGTCAAGTCTTTGAGTTTTATCGTAGGATAGGGGTTCCTCTTAGGAACCTTTATTGGACTACTGAAACAGGATTTATATCAGCTTCCAAGGATGATTCAAAAAGACCGGAATCTCAAGGGATACCATTTGGCGATATCGGTGTGGGTTTATCGGAAGATGGCGAAATCATTTTAAAAAGTGGACACAACTTCAAAGGATACGCCGATTCAAGCACTGAAGGCTTTACTTTGAAAAACGGCGTATTTTATACAGGTGATTTTGGTACTGTCGAGAACGAAAACGAGATAGTTTTAAAGGGGCGAGCAATCGAGGTTACCCTCAACCCTCTTTACAACCTACCGGTTCAGATTGTAGAAAGTTCTATAAGGCTCAACCCTTATGTAAAGGATGTGTGGATATTTAAGGGAGTAAAAAGAGAAGCCTTATACGCTATAGTGTTACTCGATGACGAACACACAAGAAGAGTTGCAGTAGATATGGGACTCCAGTATCTCGACCCATTGGATTTGTGCCAAAAGAAAGAGATTGCTGATCTCGTAAGGCAGGTGCTAAGAAAGAACAAAGACGTTAAAATAGAGAGGTACGTTGTTCTTCCTGAGGCATTTTGCGTTGAAGGTGAAACTATCTCTTTAAGAAGAGAACTAAGAAAAGGGTATTTGCGAATCGTTTATAAGGAGCTCCTAGAAGGAATCGATTCGGGTCAAGAAAAAGTGCCTATTTTATTACCAAAGACGAAACAAGAAAAAGAAGTAACCGTAAATATTGTCCACGGGGTTGATCAATGA
- a CDS encoding ABC transporter ATP-binding protein: protein MLKVQNIDVVYMKVIQVLKGISFELKEGQMVALLGANGAGKTTTLKAISGMLKTEDGEVTNGSIYFDGKRIDNLSPEDVAQLGISQVMEGRRVLEHLTVEENLFIGAYRRKDKKGVKEDIERVYNWFPRLKDLRTQISGYLSGGEQQMLVIGRAFMARPKLMLLDEPSLGLAPLVVKEIFQIIKRINEETNMSILLVEQNAKAALEVAQYGYVLENGRIVFGGPSSILKDNDMVREFYMGISSSGKKKGFRELKAYRRKKRWVF from the coding sequence ATGCTCAAAGTACAGAATATCGATGTGGTTTACATGAAGGTTATCCAGGTACTCAAAGGGATCTCCTTCGAATTGAAAGAGGGTCAAATGGTGGCCCTTTTAGGGGCAAACGGCGCTGGAAAAACAACGACCCTCAAGGCCATATCTGGCATGTTGAAAACCGAAGACGGGGAAGTAACAAACGGTTCCATCTATTTCGATGGAAAAAGGATAGATAACCTTTCACCTGAAGATGTGGCGCAGCTAGGTATAAGTCAGGTAATGGAAGGAAGAAGAGTATTGGAACATTTAACTGTGGAAGAAAACCTCTTTATAGGTGCATACCGCAGAAAGGACAAAAAAGGGGTAAAAGAAGATATCGAAAGGGTCTACAATTGGTTTCCCAGACTTAAGGATCTCCGCACTCAAATAAGCGGTTACTTATCAGGTGGCGAACAGCAGATGCTCGTTATAGGTAGGGCATTCATGGCCCGGCCAAAACTTATGCTTCTCGATGAACCCTCTTTAGGGCTTGCACCCCTTGTCGTCAAAGAGATATTCCAGATCATAAAAAGGATAAATGAAGAGACTAATATGTCTATATTACTCGTAGAGCAGAACGCTAAAGCAGCTTTGGAGGTGGCCCAATACGGGTACGTTTTGGAGAATGGGCGGATCGTCTTTGGTGGTCCATCTTCTATCTTGAAAGACAACGATATGGTAAGGGAGTTCTACATGGGGATCTCTTCTTCCGGTAAAAAAAAGGGCTTCAGAGAACTCAAGGCCTATAGGAGGAAGAAGAGGTGGGTGTTCTAG